From the genome of Alosa alosa isolate M-15738 ecotype Scorff River chromosome 18, AALO_Geno_1.1, whole genome shotgun sequence, one region includes:
- the LOC125311741 gene encoding serum amyloid P-component-like isoform X1, which translates to MRVFIFMLTYLITSFAEKQDLSGKMLTFPEESDTAHVILVPNQSKSLPAVTLCLRFFSDLSRAQSLFSFATPTNENAFLLFKRENSVYEVDQGGQDIVLFWGLDDKRNEWNSVCTTWNSQTGIAQLWVNGKPSTRKGVRRGRDISGAPSIILGQDQDSYGGKFDRGQSFTGMLTDVHMWDTVLPYPEIVLYMNRIPQKTDGNVINWRSLEFTRKGYVIVENQVN; encoded by the exons ATGAGAGTCTTTATATTTATGTTGACTTACTTGATAACATCTTTTGCAGAGAAGCAAG ATCTCTCTGGGAAAATGTTGACTTTTCCTGAGGAGTCTGACACAGCTCATGTGATCTTGGTTCCCAACCAGAGCAAGAGTCTGCCTGCAGTGACCTTGTGTCTGCGTTTTTTCTCAGACCTGTCAAGAGCTCAGAGTCTCTTCTCTTTCGCCACCCCCACCAATGAAAATGCTTTCCTCCTTTTTAAAAGGGAGAACAGTGTGTATGAAGTAGACCAAGGTGGTCAGGATATTGTTCTCTTCTGGGGTTTAGACGACAAGCGCAACGAGTGGAATTCTGTCTGCACTACTTGGAATTCCCAAACAGGTATTGCCCAACTTTGGGTAAATGGAAAACCAAGCACAAGAAAAGGTGTACGTCGAGGAAGAGACATATCTGGAGCACCCAGCATTATCCTGGGTCAAGACCAAGACAGCTACGGGGGCaaatttgacagaggacagtcTTTCACAGGAATGCTTACAGATGTGCATATGTGGGATACAGTTCTTCCTTACCCTGAGATTGTTTTATACATGAACCGTATTCCACAGAAAACTGATGGCAATGTGATTAACTGGAGGTCACTAGAGTTCACTAGAAAGGGGTATGTGATTGTTGAAAACCAGGTGAACTAG
- the LOC125311741 gene encoding serum amyloid P-component-like isoform X2, whose amino-acid sequence MLTFPEESDTAHVILVPNQSKSLPAVTLCLRFFSDLSRAQSLFSFATPTNENAFLLFKRENSVYEVDQGGQDIVLFWGLDDKRNEWNSVCTTWNSQTGIAQLWVNGKPSTRKGVRRGRDISGAPSIILGQDQDSYGGKFDRGQSFTGMLTDVHMWDTVLPYPEIVLYMNRIPQKTDGNVINWRSLEFTRKGYVIVENQVN is encoded by the coding sequence ATGTTGACTTTTCCTGAGGAGTCTGACACAGCTCATGTGATCTTGGTTCCCAACCAGAGCAAGAGTCTGCCTGCAGTGACCTTGTGTCTGCGTTTTTTCTCAGACCTGTCAAGAGCTCAGAGTCTCTTCTCTTTCGCCACCCCCACCAATGAAAATGCTTTCCTCCTTTTTAAAAGGGAGAACAGTGTGTATGAAGTAGACCAAGGTGGTCAGGATATTGTTCTCTTCTGGGGTTTAGACGACAAGCGCAACGAGTGGAATTCTGTCTGCACTACTTGGAATTCCCAAACAGGTATTGCCCAACTTTGGGTAAATGGAAAACCAAGCACAAGAAAAGGTGTACGTCGAGGAAGAGACATATCTGGAGCACCCAGCATTATCCTGGGTCAAGACCAAGACAGCTACGGGGGCaaatttgacagaggacagtcTTTCACAGGAATGCTTACAGATGTGCATATGTGGGATACAGTTCTTCCTTACCCTGAGATTGTTTTATACATGAACCGTATTCCACAGAAAACTGATGGCAATGTGATTAACTGGAGGTCACTAGAGTTCACTAGAAAGGGGTATGTGATTGTTGAAAACCAGGTGAACTAG